A window of Hordeum vulgare subsp. vulgare chromosome 5H, MorexV3_pseudomolecules_assembly, whole genome shotgun sequence genomic DNA:
AAAACAAGTCAGCAGTCAATCTTTTTTTACACCCAGATACAGCAATACTGATCTGCAAAAATCCTTCAAGGTTGCTGATGGGAGATCTGCAACCAATGAGTTTATTTACCATGGTCAAAATAGTTCAGTTGGATGGTTTTCAAAAGGTCCTATGGGAGCATCTGCCGTCAATAATTTTGCTAGACTTGACCATCCACATCATTCAAGTATTGGTACACTTGTTGCTCCAATCTCCATTCCTCACATAGACCATCCTTCCGTCGCCTCTCCTATAGGTTCTTGCACAGTGGACCCAAGGAGCAGTGTTATCAACAATGCTTTCCAGCGAGTTCCAAGTTTCAATGGATCCTCAACTGTTAATTCATACAAGAGTCCTGGTGCTGTGACCCAAAGCATTGGACCTTCGAGTCACAGCATTGGACCTTCGATTCATAAGCTTAAAAGATTCGATAATTTGGATGGTAGTTACTTTGGCTTTCCGCTTGATCCATTTTCCGCATCACGATCCAGACAACAGGTTGCAATGTCAAGTGAGTTGGAGCAAAGGAACTGCCTGATGTTTGAACATTCAGCTGCACGGCAGTCTCTTGGGTATACTCAGCCCACAAGCACCAAGGGCACAAAGAACTTTAATCTGAATGAAGCACTGTCAGATGGTCCAGAAGAGCTTGTAGAACAGGATGGAAGATCTGTTGGCAGTTTGCAGCATAGTAAAGGTGAGGGATCAGTATTTGGGATCTCTTGGCTAAAAAATAGAGCTACTTGTGCTGATCCAACAGGTTTGGAAAagcaaaggaaggtgtttggCCATTCCAATGGGACTGCAACAGAcacgaaaaacaacaacgacttgACGGGAACAACACCGATTGTTTGCAATTTGTCAGATTCCGCCTCGACGTCCCTAGGTTGCAGAATTAAGATAGATGATGCTTCTGATGTCATCACTGATAGAACTTGGCTGGTATGTAATAAGACTGAGGAGAGTACCACGAGACATTTACCACTTTCATGCCAGAAACCCTTTGACAGAGATGAACAAACTGCTGAAGGTGTTGTCAAGAAAAGTGGCGCCGTCATCAGAAATTTATTTGATCTGAATGATGACATACCACATGAAGATAACTCAGAGTCATCAGTAGTGTCACATGAATGCGACGTGGCGTCGTTACAGAACAACCATGCTAAGCGCACATTTTTGATTGACTTGGAAGAAATGCCAGCTTGTGAAGATGGTGCTGCCTGGACTTCTCAACAGGAATGCACACCTTCTGGTACGCTTGATGCATGCAAGGAAGCTGATATGTGTTCTCCATCCGCTATGGATGCAGCGCAGATCATTCTTGCGTTGTCAACGGATGTGCTGACCACCACAGGCACACCCGATGATATGCTGCAGTGGTTTGCTGAGCTCGCGATATCAAGCACGGATGCCCATGCCGATGAGCAAGCAGAAGCCCAGGGTTGCATCAATAATTTCAGTGATGATGGTTTGGATTCATTTGAAGCCTTGACACTGAAGCTGGAAGAGTGCAATACTGATGAGCGTTGGACACCGGAACCACCACTGACAGACGATGAACAAGCTGTTTCAGCGGTGAACCTGCTgtccaagccaaaaagaggaccgCAAAGGAAGCGACGGCAGAAGCGAGACTTCCAGAAGGACATCTTACCTGGTCTCTCGTCACTTTCCCGTCCTAAAATCATAGAGGACATTCAGCTAATTGAGGGGTTAGTACAGGCATCTGGTGGATCATGGGAGTCGAGTTTCACTAGGCGAGCGCGCTGTGGGCGAACAAGAGGTAGAAAGCCCCGCAAAAACCAGCCAGCTACCGTAGAGATAGAAGCTGAGGCCGAGGCCGAGGTGAGCCCGCCCTTGAAACCCGACTCCATTGGCTTAGAAGCTGATGAAAGGGGCATGGTTAGCTGGGGACGAACAACAAGACGGTGTCGCAAGCCGAGATGCCCCTCGGGCAGTAACATCGCGGCTTCGTCTTGAGCGACTGATCTTGGTCAGAGAGAACGTCGGTCACGATCATGTACTTGGGTTCGGGTTCCAGATTTGCCATCGAGATTGCGGTGGACTGGTATAAAGGTAAAAAATCACAGCCATGAGTGTGCATACTCTGCTGGCCTGTTTGGCCGGCCTCCCCCCTGCAGAGATTTCATGCCTTTTCGGGTCGAAACATGGTGTACATTTTTTTCTATAATAAATTCTTAAACTAGTCTATATGTGACAATTTCTGTAACAGCGTTGTATTAAGCTGGGCTCCAGGGCCTGAGGGGCCTGCTGTAATTCTTGAGATAGTGGCGAGGTACCTTGACTGTCCGGTATTCAGAAATCAAAAAGGCTAATCGGTGTAGTTCTATATAGTtcttttaaatcttgttttgttttGTGTTGTGCAAGTTGCTGCTTCATTTGGTTGCAATCTTTGCTTCGCAGCCTGTACAAGTTGGAACGCCGATTCGTGTGGTATACCACCGTTGAGGACTTGATCCAGACAGAACTGGTAGTTCATGGCTTATTTGCAATAGGTTTATTTTCAACAACTTCGATAGGAGCTGAACTACTAGTACCCTTTGAGAAAGAAGAGAGTATAAGCGAGCTAATGgcaaatatctctctctctcgaacATGTCCTATTGCATGCAACTGAACTTGAACAGCGTGGGAAAGATTACAAGACAATAAcccaaaaatgagcagcacctacgCGGACATTAAAGGCATGTTTGGTTGCCTGCAAAATCACATTAAAGGCGCGTTTGGTTGCCTGCAAAATCGCAACCAGGCCCGTTATACTCATATATTGGGCTGTTTGGTTACATATACAAATACTGTTGAACTTGCATGATACGGTTGTTAAAGCATGTCTGAGGGCAGACCTCACTCACTGGAAACAGCCGGTTTGGTAGGAACGGTCGAATCGATCGTTTCTAACGAGCCAAACCTGACTCGCTGGAAACAGCCGGTTTGGTAGGAATGTCCGAACCGATCGTTTCTAGCGACCCAAACCTGAACGATGCGAGGAAACAGTTGGGAACGCGTCAGCGGTTAATATTCTTATCCCCTCGTCCATTTCTAAAAAAGTAACCTTATCCCTTTGTCCCCTTCCTCCTCTCATGCACCGCGCTTGAGGACCCACATCGGGCAGTGGGCAGCCATGGCCATGATAGGCAGCTAGACACGGCCACGGCCATGACCACGACATCGAGCTGGGGCAGGCGCAGGCACAACCACAAGAACGAGCGGGTGCGGCCAACGCCGCCAGCCGGGCGCAAGCACGAGAGCGGCCACGCATCTACAACGAGGGGAGGAAGGGTCGACCCCATCGGGCTCCGGTCGGGAGCGAACAAGGCGTTACAGATGCTGCTCCTAGAcaaatgcttctacatattgccaaTTCGACGACATGCTCAATGTATTTGAGGAATTGAAGGCGTCGACGTCAAGCCTAACCTGGTCGCTGTTAAGTGTAGTTGGTAACTCCTAATCATATATATGTATGCAACCAAACACTGGATGAAAATTGCTTCCCGATAACAAGACCTTATATGCACGCAACCAAACTACCTGACAACatcgtttttattttgttttttcgtAATCAGGCTCTGCTCAGCCtgatttatttttttcttctctcaatgaggtcgtgCTGAAACTTTGCCTATGTTGTTTCAACATAGCCAGTCCCAAGCCTGGGTAAAGGAGGAGGGATGTGATATGCTTGGCGAGCCAACGTGGAAACTCAACCACTCTTATGGAGAtggaaccaaaaagattttcgttGGAGCGTAACCCTCTGGGTGGCGCACCAAATCAGAATTCGGGTGTGGTGTCAAATGGGCAAGGGCCGAGCCGTCACCCCCTAGGTGGAGCGGATCTGGATATGGTGGCAAGTGAGCGAGGATCGGGTCGTCGCATCCTTAGTGGTGCGCTACATGGGTGCCTGAGTGTAGTGgaaaatgagcaagggtcttcgcatttgactCGACAAGTGTGAAGGGTAAGGAAGCTAGTTGAGCCTAGGAGGATTCACTTAGGTAGCTGGAACGGAGGGTCTCTAACAGGTAAGCTTAGGGAGGTAGTTGATACATCGGTGAGGAGAGGTGTTGATATCCTTTgcgtccaagagaccaaatggaggGGACAAAAGGCGAAGGAGATGGATGGTACCGGCTTCAAGCTGTGATACACGG
This region includes:
- the LOC123452327 gene encoding uncharacterized protein LOC123452327 isoform X2 encodes the protein MDSNGWRSPYYEDKPSNGQLYNGFMTKQADGYSEYDNETLKRTMLSHEAMFRQQVYELHRVYKIQRDLMKHYESKDTYAYPVLADASQTNSSSQVPPNGSKMIWQMPLGAKTYGEATVAVHTDTNHSLKFLSDGSVLPSPDGFPSNGVALNTKQGVIDLELPADHYIDDDNTSDDKPIDFLGVDSGTKLPNDAGVTFSGAEGLGRFSDNSSTSGLLATNKPGGCHVADLNEPITGMHMGGTNGSVPRGLPYTLENSWRQSAVRSGTANFGFNKEYSKEKHTDEGTSSNFLDASAKLRQEEKPLIDKGKQVSSQSFFTPRYSNTDLQKSFKVADGRSATNEFIYHGQNSSVGWFSKGPMGASAVNNFARLDHPHHSSIGTLVAPISIPHIDHPSVASPIGSCTVDPRSSVINNAFQRVPSFNGSSTVNSYKSPGAVTQSIGPSSHSIGPSIHKLKRFDNLDGSYFGFPLDPFSASRSRQQVAMSSELEQRNCLMFEHSAARQSLGYTQPTSTKGTKNFNLNEALSDGPEELVEQDGRSVGSLQHSKGEGSVFGISWLKNRATCADPTGLEKQRKVFGHSNGTATDTKNNNDLTGTTPIVCNLSDSASTSLGCRIKIDDASDVITDRTWLVCNKTEESTTRHLPLSCQKPFDRDEQTAEGVVKKSGAVIRNLFDLNDDIPHEDNSESSVVSHECDVASLQNNHAKRTFLIDLEEMPACEDGAAWTSQQECTPSGTLDACKEADMCSPSAMDAAQIILALSTDVLTTTGTPDDMLQWFAELAISSTDAHADEQAEAQGCINNFSDDGLDSFEALTLKLEECNTDERWTPEPPLTDDEQAVSAVNLLSKPKRGPQRKRRQKRDFQKDILPGLSSLSRPKIIEDIQLIEGLVQASGGSWESSFTRRARCGRTRGRKPRKNQPATVEIEAEAEAEVSPPLKPDSIGLEADERGMVSWGRTTRRCRKPRCPSGSNIAASS
- the LOC123452327 gene encoding uncharacterized protein LOC123452327 isoform X1 — protein: MPIVLTVTLMGAKVEAESYNTGYYATGDLHMDSNGWRSPYYEDKPSNGQLYNGFMTKQADGYSEYDNETLKRTMLSHEAMFRQQVYELHRVYKIQRDLMKHYESKDTYAYPVLADASQTNSSSQVPPNGSKMIWQMPLGAKTYGEATVAVHTDTNHSLKFLSDGSVLPSPDGFPSNGVALNTKQGVIDLELPADHYIDDDNTSDDKPIDFLGVDSGTKLPNDAGVTFSGAEGLGRFSDNSSTSGLLATNKPGGCHVADLNEPITGMHMGGTNGSVPRGLPYTLENSWRQSAVRSGTANFGFNKEYSKEKHTDEGTSSNFLDASAKLRQEEKPLIDKGKQVSSQSFFTPRYSNTDLQKSFKVADGRSATNEFIYHGQNSSVGWFSKGPMGASAVNNFARLDHPHHSSIGTLVAPISIPHIDHPSVASPIGSCTVDPRSSVINNAFQRVPSFNGSSTVNSYKSPGAVTQSIGPSSHSIGPSIHKLKRFDNLDGSYFGFPLDPFSASRSRQQVAMSSELEQRNCLMFEHSAARQSLGYTQPTSTKGTKNFNLNEALSDGPEELVEQDGRSVGSLQHSKGEGSVFGISWLKNRATCADPTGLEKQRKVFGHSNGTATDTKNNNDLTGTTPIVCNLSDSASTSLGCRIKIDDASDVITDRTWLVCNKTEESTTRHLPLSCQKPFDRDEQTAEGVVKKSGAVIRNLFDLNDDIPHEDNSESSVVSHECDVASLQNNHAKRTFLIDLEEMPACEDGAAWTSQQECTPSGTLDACKEADMCSPSAMDAAQIILALSTDVLTTTGTPDDMLQWFAELAISSTDAHADEQAEAQGCINNFSDDGLDSFEALTLKLEECNTDERWTPEPPLTDDEQAVSAVNLLSKPKRGPQRKRRQKRDFQKDILPGLSSLSRPKIIEDIQLIEGLVQASGGSWESSFTRRARCGRTRGRKPRKNQPATVEIEAEAEAEVSPPLKPDSIGLEADERGMVSWGRTTRRCRKPRCPSGSNIAASS